In Pseudomonas hamedanensis, a single window of DNA contains:
- a CDS encoding peptidylprolyl isomerase → MKKPAMVVSAAAVVLLVVAVALVLRPGSDPVAAQQPSSAAAIASGPAVARLGNQQVSPEELQALLAAVPQQTREQLRGNREALERWIRTRLAEKAVLEQADAQGWAQRPDIARQTRAATEQIVFRDYLRSVSQVPAEYPSAAELQQAYDAGKANWQTPALYRVSQIFLGVSEASNVETVRKQALELSKKAQSAPGEFAALATQYSQDRVTAERGGDTGLQPLQQLVPEVRGAVARLKVGAVSDPVQSTAGFHIIKLTEQQPARTATLDELRDQLTQALRAQRQEQIAQAYLDGMLNTATLSIDGAELNKILEEKP, encoded by the coding sequence GTGAAAAAGCCTGCCATGGTAGTCAGCGCTGCCGCCGTGGTGCTGTTGGTGGTGGCCGTGGCGCTGGTGCTGCGACCTGGAAGTGATCCGGTCGCTGCCCAGCAACCGTCGTCGGCAGCCGCGATTGCGAGCGGGCCAGCGGTGGCACGACTGGGCAATCAACAGGTCTCGCCTGAAGAGTTGCAGGCGTTGCTTGCTGCGGTCCCGCAGCAGACCCGCGAGCAACTGCGCGGCAACCGTGAGGCGCTGGAGCGCTGGATTCGCACACGTCTGGCCGAGAAAGCCGTGTTGGAGCAGGCGGACGCGCAGGGCTGGGCGCAGCGGCCCGACATCGCCCGGCAGACCCGTGCGGCGACCGAGCAGATCGTGTTTCGTGATTATTTGCGCTCGGTGAGTCAGGTGCCGGCGGAGTATCCAAGTGCGGCCGAGTTGCAGCAGGCGTATGACGCCGGCAAGGCCAACTGGCAGACGCCGGCGCTGTACCGGGTCAGTCAGATTTTCCTCGGCGTCAGTGAGGCTTCGAATGTGGAAACGGTGCGCAAACAAGCGCTTGAGTTGAGCAAGAAAGCCCAGTCAGCACCGGGCGAATTTGCAGCGCTCGCTACGCAATATTCGCAGGATCGCGTGACGGCAGAGCGGGGTGGTGATACCGGCCTGCAACCGTTGCAGCAACTGGTGCCAGAAGTGCGCGGCGCGGTGGCGCGGCTCAAGGTTGGCGCCGTCTCCGATCCCGTACAAAGCACTGCCGGATTCCACATCATCAAACTCACCGAGCAACAACCGGCGCGCACTGCGACGCTGGACGAACTGCGCGACCAACTGACCCAGGCCTTGCGTGCGCAACGTCAGGAGCAGATCGCCCAGGCCTACCTCGACGGCATGCTCAACACCGCCACGCTGAGCATCGATGGTGCTGAGCTCAACAAAATTCTTGAGGAAAAACCCTGA
- a CDS encoding ShlB/FhaC/HecB family hemolysin secretion/activation protein — MERIFTSRLALWGWLLVAAGAQPALAEEGAEAPAAPRLVDVNEYFVRGNTVLDARAIEEAVYPFLGPQKALSDIEGARDALQKAYQERGYQSVFVELPEQAVADGIVYLQVSETKVGRVRVVGAKHYSPLDIRDNVPALKEGEVPDFAKVQGELAQLNKTPGRQVMPLVREGQRPGTMDVDLQVEDQNPWTASVGLNNDYSADTEKLRTVTSLGYNNLWQLGHSVNLTFFTAPQETDNAKVWSGSYTAPLSERWSVQFSGYQSDSNVATIGGSNVLGKGHSYGVAAIYTLPASGNWSNSLSAGIDFKDFDERLSLSGESDKVPLQYAPFTFAYNGYRYSEKSQLGLGLSLVAATRSVFGYGSDDEDFDYKRYRAKPSFAVLKGDTNYTWTFDNDWQSASKAAFQLASGPLVSNEQFSAGGATSVRGYLAAERTADDGYLLSQELRTPSLAKYAGTWMQDWRFYAFAEGAQLYLRDELPDQDANYALASVGLGTRASLSKWLSGSLDWGYPLLEGPNTSKQESRLHFNLQATF, encoded by the coding sequence GTGGAACGGATTTTCACGTCACGGCTGGCGCTGTGGGGCTGGTTGCTGGTGGCGGCGGGCGCGCAGCCGGCGTTGGCCGAGGAGGGCGCAGAAGCGCCGGCCGCTCCGCGTCTGGTCGACGTCAACGAATACTTCGTGCGCGGCAACACCGTGCTCGATGCGCGGGCCATCGAGGAAGCGGTGTACCCGTTCCTCGGCCCGCAAAAAGCCCTGAGCGACATTGAAGGCGCGCGCGACGCGTTGCAGAAGGCCTATCAGGAACGCGGCTATCAGTCGGTGTTCGTCGAGTTGCCCGAACAGGCTGTGGCCGATGGCATCGTCTACCTGCAAGTCAGCGAAACCAAGGTCGGCCGCGTGCGTGTGGTCGGCGCCAAACACTATTCGCCACTGGACATTCGCGACAACGTGCCGGCGCTGAAGGAGGGCGAGGTGCCGGACTTCGCCAAGGTTCAGGGCGAACTGGCGCAGCTCAACAAAACCCCCGGCCGCCAAGTCATGCCGCTGGTGCGCGAAGGTCAGCGCCCCGGCACCATGGATGTCGACCTTCAGGTTGAAGACCAGAACCCGTGGACCGCCAGCGTCGGCCTCAATAACGACTACAGCGCCGACACCGAAAAGCTGCGCACGGTCACCAGCCTCGGTTACAACAACCTCTGGCAACTGGGGCACAGCGTCAACCTGACGTTCTTCACCGCGCCGCAGGAAACCGACAACGCCAAGGTCTGGTCCGGTTCTTATACCGCGCCGTTGAGCGAGCGCTGGAGTGTGCAGTTCTCCGGTTATCAGTCCGACAGCAACGTCGCCACCATCGGCGGCAGCAACGTCCTCGGCAAGGGTCACAGCTACGGCGTCGCAGCGATCTACACGCTGCCCGCAAGCGGCAACTGGTCGAACTCGCTGTCGGCCGGCATCGACTTCAAGGACTTCGACGAGCGCCTGAGCCTGTCCGGCGAAAGCGACAAGGTGCCGCTGCAATACGCACCGTTCACCTTCGCCTACAACGGCTATCGCTACAGTGAAAAGAGCCAGCTCGGCCTTGGCCTGAGCCTGGTCGCAGCCACGCGCAGCGTCTTCGGCTACGGCAGCGACGACGAAGATTTCGACTACAAACGCTACCGCGCCAAGCCGAGTTTCGCCGTGCTCAAGGGCGACACGAATTACACCTGGACCTTCGACAACGACTGGCAGAGCGCGAGCAAAGCCGCGTTTCAACTGGCCTCCGGTCCACTGGTTTCCAACGAACAATTCTCCGCCGGCGGCGCCACGTCGGTGCGCGGCTATCTGGCCGCCGAACGCACGGCGGACGACGGCTATCTGCTCAGCCAGGAACTGCGCACGCCGTCGCTGGCGAAGTACGCCGGCACCTGGATGCAGGACTGGCGCTTCTACGCCTTCGCCGAGGGCGCGCAACTGTACCTGCGCGACGAACTGCCGGATCAGGACGCCAATTACGCCCTCGCCAGCGTTGGCCTCGGCACCCGCGCCAGCCTCAGCAAATGGCTGTCCGGCAGCCTCGACTGGGGCTATCCGCTACTCGAAGGGCCGAACACCTCGAAACAGGAATCGCGCCTGCACTTCAACCTTCAAGCCACTTTCTAA
- a CDS encoding DUF2341 domain-containing protein, which translates to MQRLFLSLLICLGFVLPATAQAWWQDDWHYRKQIAVDTTPQGAAINQALGRTALLVRLHTGNFTFDGVKEDGADLRFVAADDKTVLNHQIESFDALMGMALIWVDVPNVEGGQRQDIWMYYGNQKAPATGNGQLTFDPNYTALYHFDGATGTPAKDTTAYGNTAQSATGAAIDGVVGRALQLSGRPLLLPASPSLQHNTDSAFTFSAWLRLDQANGEQLILARREGTQSLLIGVNQGVPFVEIDGQRAAATQALTPAQWQHVALTAQGSKVTLYLNGRESAVLAQAMPAFNSVMAIGADLHEGAFQPFVGAIDELRLSKVARPAALLLADATSQGAESKLVAYGVDEEQSGFGFGSLGFLLNAVPIDAWVIIAVLVLMMFQSWVIMLRKNRTLGRVTAANEDFRVQFAKVGTRLEMFADDAQLAQRLQYSPLWRLYLVAVKEIRTRREQGADTSSVSGATIEAIRCSMDGVRTRENQQLSSKLSTLSNAIAGGPYIGLLGTVLGIMVVFLGTAMAGDVNINAIAPGMAAALLATAMGLFVAIPALFGYNRLITRNKEVSADMRIFVDEFITRLAELHGESQLSESAHARGHHANHSVPA; encoded by the coding sequence ATGCAACGCCTCTTCCTTTCGTTGTTGATCTGCCTGGGCTTCGTGCTCCCGGCCACGGCCCAGGCCTGGTGGCAGGACGACTGGCATTACCGCAAACAGATCGCCGTCGACACCACGCCGCAAGGCGCGGCGATAAATCAAGCTCTGGGCCGAACCGCGCTGCTGGTGCGCCTGCACACCGGCAATTTCACCTTTGACGGCGTGAAAGAGGACGGCGCGGATCTGCGCTTTGTTGCCGCCGATGACAAAACCGTACTCAACCACCAGATCGAAAGTTTCGATGCGCTGATGGGCATGGCGCTGATCTGGGTCGATGTGCCGAACGTCGAGGGCGGTCAGCGTCAGGACATCTGGATGTACTACGGCAACCAGAAGGCGCCGGCCACCGGCAACGGCCAACTGACCTTCGATCCGAATTACACCGCGCTCTATCACTTCGACGGCGCCACCGGTACGCCGGCCAAAGACACCACCGCCTACGGCAACACCGCACAAAGCGCGACCGGCGCGGCAATTGACGGCGTAGTAGGGCGCGCATTGCAGCTCAGTGGTCGGCCATTGCTCCTGCCGGCCAGTCCCTCGCTGCAACACAACACCGATAGTGCGTTTACGTTCAGTGCCTGGTTGCGTCTGGATCAGGCCAATGGCGAACAATTGATTCTCGCTCGTCGCGAGGGCACGCAAAGTCTGCTGATCGGTGTCAACCAGGGCGTGCCGTTCGTGGAGATCGACGGCCAGCGCGCCGCTGCCACGCAAGCGCTGACTCCGGCGCAATGGCAACACGTCGCCCTGACCGCTCAAGGCTCGAAGGTGACGCTGTACCTCAACGGTCGCGAGAGCGCAGTGTTGGCCCAAGCAATGCCGGCATTCAACTCGGTCATGGCCATCGGCGCCGATCTGCACGAAGGTGCGTTCCAGCCATTCGTGGGCGCCATCGACGAGCTGCGCCTGTCCAAAGTCGCCCGCCCAGCCGCGCTGTTACTGGCCGATGCGACCTCGCAAGGCGCCGAGTCGAAACTGGTGGCTTACGGTGTCGATGAAGAACAGTCCGGTTTTGGTTTCGGCAGCCTCGGCTTCCTGCTCAACGCCGTTCCAATCGACGCCTGGGTGATCATCGCCGTGCTGGTGCTGATGATGTTCCAGTCGTGGGTCATCATGCTGCGCAAGAACCGTACGCTCGGCCGCGTCACCGCCGCCAATGAAGATTTCCGCGTGCAATTCGCCAAGGTCGGCACGCGCCTGGAGATGTTCGCCGACGACGCGCAACTCGCCCAGCGCTTGCAGTATTCGCCGCTGTGGCGCCTGTATCTGGTGGCGGTGAAAGAGATCCGCACCCGCCGCGAGCAGGGCGCCGACACCTCATCGGTTTCCGGGGCCACCATCGAAGCGATCCGCTGTTCCATGGACGGCGTGCGCACCCGCGAAAACCAGCAACTGAGTTCGAAACTCTCGACCCTGTCCAACGCCATCGCTGGCGGCCCATACATCGGCCTGCTCGGCACGGTGCTGGGGATCATGGTGGTGTTCCTCGGCACGGCGATGGCCGGCGACGTCAACATCAACGCCATTGCGCCGGGCATGGCGGCTGCGCTGCTCGCGACGGCGATGGGTCTGTTCGTCGCGATCCCCGCGCTGTTTGGTTACAACCGCCTGATCACCCGCAACAAGGAAGTCAGTGCCGACATGCGCATCTTCGTCGACGAGTTCATCACTCGCCTGGCGGAGTTGCACGGCGAGAGCCAGCTCAGTGAGTCGGCGCATGCGCGCGGCCATCACGCCAACCACTCTGTACCGGCCTGA
- a CDS encoding GNAT family N-acetyltransferase, translating to MPDPNPAIHLERFNESHLEGITALYNDPAVARQVLQMPFQSTEVWRQRLLADNERSVKLVALHQGVVIGNLGLEAHSRMRRAHAGSFGMAVAVAWQGKGVGSKLLAAALDVADNWMNLHRVELTVYADNEAAIGLYRKFGFETEGLFRDYAVRDGQWVDTLSMARLRGSSKA from the coding sequence ATGCCAGACCCGAACCCCGCCATCCACCTCGAACGTTTCAACGAATCCCATCTCGAGGGCATTACCGCGCTGTACAACGACCCCGCGGTAGCGCGGCAAGTGTTGCAGATGCCGTTCCAGTCCACTGAAGTCTGGCGGCAACGCCTGCTGGCGGACAACGAACGCTCGGTGAAGCTGGTGGCGCTGCATCAGGGTGTGGTGATTGGTAATCTGGGGCTGGAAGCGCACTCGCGGATGCGCCGGGCGCACGCCGGTAGTTTCGGCATGGCCGTCGCCGTGGCGTGGCAGGGCAAAGGCGTGGGTTCGAAGCTGTTGGCGGCGGCGCTGGATGTCGCCGACAACTGGATGAATCTGCACCGCGTCGAACTCACGGTGTATGCCGATAACGAGGCGGCTATCGGACTTTATCGCAAGTTCGGCTTTGAGACCGAAGGCCTGTTTCGCGATTACGCGGTGCGCGACGGGCAGTGGGTCGACACCCTGAGCATGGCCCGTCTGCGCGGTTCGTCGAAGGCCTGA
- a CDS encoding LysR family transcriptional regulator — protein MSFTEPAGRANTGDYRSPPNKPEPWLTRAATIDNEVAQYFLVSARCGCFMQAARSLNVRSTLLRKQLAQLEQQLQHSLFSFQGSALSLTREGQQLQAKLIALAHERKLPVVEQPLIRLAVAESILHDILGRDLIALLRRNASVRLEIIALDSELSLRAVSADVVLWLAHGETPQPGPTFATSEPQQLARLDYLPHIAKRYSRVTARPETTDDLADFMLVQWQHDRQIDSFRPWNELVEQRLAGVVQMQSYEFMLEMIRCGACIGLLPAYMSRFDRGLSALPGLFEEPMQLQAWLAVNADSQHLPEARMLSDVIHHTFSERQEWFLP, from the coding sequence ATGTCATTCACCGAACCCGCAGGACGCGCCAACACCGGCGATTACCGCTCGCCGCCCAACAAACCTGAACCCTGGCTCACCCGGGCCGCGACCATCGACAACGAAGTCGCGCAATACTTCCTGGTCAGCGCCCGCTGCGGCTGCTTCATGCAAGCGGCGCGCAGCCTCAACGTACGCTCGACCCTGCTGCGCAAACAACTGGCGCAACTCGAACAGCAACTGCAACACAGTCTGTTCAGCTTCCAGGGCAGCGCCCTCAGCCTGACCCGCGAAGGCCAGCAGCTACAGGCGAAACTGATCGCCTTGGCCCACGAACGCAAACTGCCAGTGGTCGAGCAGCCACTGATTCGCCTGGCCGTCGCCGAATCGATCCTCCACGACATCCTCGGTCGCGACCTCATCGCATTGCTGCGCCGCAACGCCAGCGTGCGCCTGGAAATCATCGCGCTGGACAGCGAACTGTCGCTACGCGCCGTCAGCGCCGACGTCGTCCTCTGGCTGGCTCACGGCGAAACCCCACAACCCGGCCCGACCTTCGCCACCAGCGAACCTCAACAACTCGCGCGTCTCGACTATCTGCCCCACATCGCCAAACGCTACTCCCGCGTCACCGCCCGCCCCGAAACCACCGACGACCTTGCCGATTTCATGCTGGTGCAATGGCAGCATGATCGGCAGATCGATAGTTTTCGCCCGTGGAATGAATTGGTCGAACAGCGTCTGGCGGGTGTGGTGCAGATGCAGTCGTATGAGTTTATGCTGGAGATGATTCGGTGTGGCGCGTGCATTGGGTTGTTGCCGGCGTATATGAGTCGGTTTGACCGTGGCTTGAGCGCGCTGCCGGGGCTGTTCGAAGAACCGATGCAATTGCAGGCATGGCTTGCCGTCAACGCCGATTCGCAACACCTGCCTGAAGCCCGGATGCTCAGCGACGTTATCCACCACACCTTTTCCGAGCGTCAAGAATGGTTCCTGCCCTGA
- a CDS encoding YbjN domain-containing protein, which yields MTQLITHVSPQSLTDVLQAAGYRVNPSEQNGIVQLLSASQGIGYAVRFGNAAVEQGSYVDFTFSCALRVQGELPQGVAEQWNATRRFARLSLQGEFLVMEMDVVVAAGVSNDHLRGNLELWDRLLQEFIVYLRDFSQAPAAQAAKVVVTEEEEVAL from the coding sequence ATGACTCAATTGATCACCCACGTTTCACCGCAATCGCTGACCGATGTGCTGCAAGCCGCCGGTTATCGCGTCAACCCGAGTGAGCAGAACGGCATCGTCCAGTTGCTCAGCGCCAGTCAGGGCATTGGCTACGCCGTACGTTTCGGTAATGCGGCGGTGGAGCAGGGCAGTTACGTCGATTTCACGTTCAGTTGCGCGCTGCGCGTGCAAGGTGAGTTGCCGCAGGGGGTGGCCGAACAGTGGAACGCCACGCGGCGCTTTGCGCGGCTGTCGTTGCAAGGCGAGTTTCTGGTCATGGAAATGGACGTGGTGGTGGCTGCGGGTGTGAGCAACGATCACCTACGTGGCAATCTGGAGTTGTGGGATCGCCTGTTGCAGGAATTCATCGTTTACCTGCGCGACTTCAGCCAGGCCCCGGCGGCGCAGGCGGCGAAAGTTGTCGTTACTGAAGAAGAGGAAGTGGCGCTGTGA
- a CDS encoding DNA repair protein: protein MKNRLLGLGLGLLIATGASAEGMEERLRTQLRSTAQQLQALQSQQAQASAAQLAAQNEAKAAQAQIKQLTAELAKAKGLAEQLAGQQQSLHSQAQAQVAASAEQTGKFKKAYDELLVLARAKEAERSKLQAQLAERDTQVQQCSVKNQQMYGVAKQILTAYENIDVAEVMKIRQPFAGSARVKFEELAQGFGDELYKTQFDAPQAALAH from the coding sequence ATGAAAAACCGCTTGTTAGGGCTCGGACTCGGCCTGTTGATCGCCACCGGGGCGAGCGCCGAAGGCATGGAAGAACGCTTGCGCACGCAATTGCGCAGCACCGCCCAACAGTTGCAGGCCCTGCAAAGCCAGCAGGCCCAGGCCAGCGCCGCGCAATTGGCGGCGCAAAACGAGGCCAAGGCTGCCCAGGCGCAAATCAAACAACTGACGGCCGAGCTGGCTAAAGCCAAAGGCCTCGCCGAGCAACTGGCCGGGCAACAACAGAGCCTGCACAGCCAGGCCCAGGCGCAAGTCGCGGCCAGTGCCGAGCAGACCGGCAAGTTCAAAAAGGCCTATGACGAATTGCTGGTCCTCGCTCGCGCCAAAGAGGCCGAGCGCTCGAAGCTGCAAGCGCAACTGGCTGAACGTGACACACAAGTGCAGCAATGTTCAGTCAAGAATCAGCAAATGTACGGCGTCGCCAAGCAGATCCTCACGGCCTACGAAAACATTGATGTCGCCGAGGTGATGAAAATACGCCAGCCCTTTGCCGGTAGCGCCCGGGTCAAATTCGAAGAGCTGGCCCAAGGCTTTGGCGACGAGCTTTACAAGACGCAATTCGACGCGCCGCAAGCTGCGCTCGCTCACTGA
- a CDS encoding ExbD/TolR family protein, whose protein sequence is MASVNASHDDEEDAAVDSINITPLVDVLMVVLVMFILTATAQVSGIQINLPKASASVSLSEAKTKAISVNDGGQVFLDAYPVTLAELEERLRIEKAQSPDFPVIVRGDATVQYQKVIEVLDLLRRLELSQVGLVTGKPSQG, encoded by the coding sequence ATGGCGTCCGTAAATGCCTCCCACGATGATGAAGAAGATGCCGCCGTCGACAGCATCAATATCACCCCGCTGGTCGATGTGCTGATGGTGGTGCTGGTGATGTTCATTCTTACCGCCACGGCGCAGGTTTCCGGGATTCAGATCAACCTGCCCAAGGCCAGCGCCTCGGTGTCGCTGTCGGAAGCCAAGACCAAGGCGATTTCGGTCAACGACGGCGGCCAGGTGTTTCTTGATGCCTATCCGGTGACCTTGGCCGAACTGGAAGAACGCCTGCGCATCGAGAAAGCGCAGAGTCCGGATTTTCCTGTGATCGTGCGCGGTGACGCGACCGTGCAATACCAGAAAGTCATTGAGGTGCTGGATCTGTTGCGCCGGCTCGAACTGTCGCAAGTCGGTCTCGTGACCGGCAAACCGAGCCAGGGCTGA
- a CDS encoding transposase, with protein MGTMERYSKVGMQELDQRLSKIVEAARKKPVSVYRYGAPWVWIVSQDDWQGALKEVSSYIPPGHSLVLLRPQIDDLLDAHRDLLHDLNAEPGMLIPAQTVMHILLLQLLYSVPSEQQLYEQLNYNLLFRWFVGLGLNQKVWSFNALSRDIATLLNEPRAVLLIQKIIGEVFCGALLQMPEFSLNFALLHTWLGKHACATTISN; from the coding sequence GTGGGGACTATGGAACGCTACTCGAAAGTGGGCATGCAGGAGCTTGATCAACGCCTGTCGAAGATCGTCGAAGCCGCGCGCAAGAAGCCGGTTTCGGTGTATCGCTACGGCGCGCCGTGGGTCTGGATCGTCTCGCAGGATGACTGGCAAGGCGCCTTGAAGGAAGTGTCGAGCTACATTCCGCCGGGGCATTCGCTGGTCTTGTTGCGCCCGCAGATCGACGACCTGCTCGACGCCCACCGCGACCTGCTGCACGACCTCAATGCCGAACCCGGCATGCTCATTCCCGCGCAAACGGTCATGCACATCCTGCTCCTGCAACTGCTGTATTCGGTGCCCAGTGAACAACAACTCTATGAGCAACTGAACTACAACCTGCTGTTTCGCTGGTTCGTCGGCCTGGGCCTGAACCAGAAAGTCTGGAGCTTCAACGCCCTCAGTCGCGACATCGCCACGCTGCTCAACGAGCCGCGGGCGGTGCTGCTCATTCAGAAAATCATCGGCGAAGTGTTCTGTGGTGCCTTGCTGCAAATGCCCGAGTTCTCCTTGAACTTCGCGCTCTTGCACACCTGGCTGGGCAAGCACGCCTGCGCGACAACGATCAGCAATTGA
- a CDS encoding energy transducer TonB family protein, protein MTAQLPIEPPPVKKSPLRYVKWGAGLLIGVLAAWFLWQWANDMSGIRREAPKVPTIIPLPPPPPPPPEKPPEPETPVEEKVVEPEPTPEPQEVKPEEEAPPSPADDLANPMQMDGDAQSGNDAFNIGAGKGGGMAGAGGGRLGTGTYSQFLAFTFQRLLRENPDLRNLAFSLQADVWLSSVGEITRVELIKSSGNPQIDTQVLAALRGAPALSERPPASITLPVRLSLQGRRPG, encoded by the coding sequence ATGACTGCACAACTCCCGATCGAGCCGCCGCCCGTGAAAAAGTCGCCGTTGCGCTATGTGAAATGGGGCGCCGGATTGCTGATCGGTGTGCTCGCCGCGTGGTTCCTCTGGCAGTGGGCCAACGATATGAGCGGTATCCGCCGTGAAGCGCCGAAGGTGCCGACGATCATTCCGCTGCCGCCACCACCGCCTCCGCCGCCGGAGAAACCGCCGGAGCCGGAAACCCCGGTGGAAGAAAAAGTCGTCGAGCCCGAGCCAACGCCTGAACCGCAAGAGGTCAAGCCTGAAGAAGAGGCGCCGCCATCGCCGGCGGATGATCTGGCCAACCCGATGCAAATGGACGGCGATGCGCAAAGTGGCAACGACGCGTTCAACATCGGCGCGGGCAAGGGCGGCGGCATGGCCGGTGCTGGCGGCGGGCGTCTGGGTACGGGCACGTACAGCCAGTTTCTGGCGTTCACCTTTCAGCGTTTGCTGCGCGAAAACCCCGACCTGCGCAATCTCGCGTTTTCGCTGCAAGCGGATGTGTGGCTGAGCAGCGTCGGCGAGATCACCCGCGTCGAGCTGATCAAGTCCAGCGGCAATCCGCAAATCGATACCCAAGTGCTGGCCGCGTTACGCGGCGCGCCGGCCCTCAGCGAACGGCCTCCGGCCTCCATTACTTTGCCTGTGCGCTTGTCCCTGCAAGGGCGACGTCCGGGTTAA
- a CDS encoding putative porin, with protein MISNVNRLSLAVGMVIATLVGQAVAAPAPSENATINLIRLLVEQGILKQDKADALIAQAQNEAAQAKQAAASTAVAAGPVAAPGDVRVQYVPAAVRDQIRDQVKAEVMATAKQENWAAPNSFPEWAARISFDGDIRLRDESRYYSGNNSNEIVDFAKLNNNGPYDVNPNSSTSLPPLLNTREDRENLFRLRARLGMKAVISPEWTAGIRIGTGSDNNPVSTTQNLGGGFAKKDIWLDQGYLSWKPMDELTLTGGRFANPFMSTDMLYSNDLNFDGVAAIFDHKLNHDWGVFGTVGAFPVDYTNDSASSNGFDKEESDNKWLYGAQLGAKWAINSNNRLKGALAYYRFDDIQGQRSSPCEPWAGAPGCDSDGTRAAFMQKGNSVFLLRDITPNPLNPTTTPQPQFVGLASEFNLLDLNVVWDADLPQDFKLRSQGNYIHNLSYDEGEMRKRSAGQIVNNLDSNGDIESGANAWMVQFTLGNALDLKRKGDWNLFAGYKYIQPDALPDGFNDSSFHLGGTNAKGYFMGGNYGLAKNVSATGRWMSTEAVYGAPFDIDVLQLEINTRF; from the coding sequence ATGATTTCCAACGTGAATCGATTGTCCCTGGCGGTCGGCATGGTCATTGCGACCCTGGTCGGTCAGGCCGTGGCAGCGCCTGCGCCCTCGGAAAACGCCACGATCAATCTGATCCGCTTGCTGGTCGAGCAGGGCATTCTGAAACAGGACAAGGCTGACGCGCTGATCGCTCAGGCGCAGAACGAAGCGGCGCAGGCGAAACAGGCTGCGGCGTCTACCGCCGTGGCGGCCGGGCCGGTCGCGGCGCCGGGCGATGTACGCGTGCAATATGTGCCAGCGGCGGTGCGTGACCAGATCCGCGATCAGGTCAAAGCCGAAGTCATGGCCACCGCCAAACAGGAAAACTGGGCGGCGCCCAACAGCTTCCCGGAATGGGCTGCGCGCATCAGCTTCGACGGCGACATCCGCTTGCGCGACGAATCGCGTTATTACTCGGGCAACAACAGCAACGAAATCGTCGACTTCGCCAAGCTCAACAACAACGGCCCGTACGACGTCAACCCCAACAGCAGCACCAGCCTGCCGCCGTTGCTCAATACCCGCGAAGACCGCGAAAACCTGTTCCGCCTGCGCGCCCGGCTGGGCATGAAAGCGGTGATATCGCCCGAGTGGACCGCCGGTATCCGCATCGGCACCGGCTCGGACAACAACCCGGTTTCGACCACGCAAAACCTCGGCGGCGGTTTCGCCAAGAAAGACATCTGGCTCGATCAGGGCTATCTGAGCTGGAAGCCGATGGATGAATTGACGCTGACGGGCGGGCGCTTCGCCAACCCGTTCATGTCCACCGACATGCTCTATTCCAACGACTTGAACTTCGACGGTGTGGCAGCGATTTTCGACCACAAGCTCAACCACGATTGGGGCGTGTTCGGCACGGTCGGCGCGTTCCCGGTCGATTACACCAACGACAGCGCCAGCAGCAATGGCTTCGATAAGGAAGAGAGCGACAACAAGTGGCTGTACGGCGCGCAACTCGGCGCGAAATGGGCGATCAACAGTAACAACCGCTTGAAAGGTGCGCTGGCTTACTACCGCTTCGACGACATTCAGGGCCAGCGCTCCAGCCCTTGCGAGCCGTGGGCCGGTGCGCCGGGCTGCGACAGCGACGGCACGCGCGCGGCGTTCATGCAGAAGGGCAATAGCGTGTTCCTGCTGCGCGATATCACGCCAAACCCGCTTAACCCGACCACGACGCCACAGCCGCAATTCGTTGGCCTCGCGTCCGAATTCAACCTGCTCGATCTCAACGTGGTCTGGGATGCCGATCTGCCGCAGGACTTCAAACTGCGCAGCCAGGGCAACTACATCCACAACCTCAGCTACGACGAAGGCGAGATGCGCAAGCGCTCGGCCGGGCAGATCGTCAACAACCTCGACAGCAATGGCGACATCGAAAGCGGCGCCAACGCGTGGATGGTGCAGTTCACCCTCGGCAACGCGCTGGACCTCAAACGCAAGGGCGACTGGAACCTGTTCGCCGGCTACAAGTACATCCAGCCGGACGCCTTGCCGGACGGCTTCAACGACTCGTCATTCCACCTCGGCGGCACCAACGCCAAGGGCTATTTCATGGGCGGCAACTATGGCCTGGCGAAAAACGTTTCGGCCACCGGGCGCTGGATGAGTACCGAGGCGGTGTATGGCGCGCCGTTCGACATTGACGTCTTGCAGCTTGAGATCAACACGCGCTTTTAA